Part of the Flagellimonas eckloniae genome, CAATGGCTACAGCTTCTTGTTTTCTTTATTGTTTTGGATTTTGTTCAATGGTTTACCCATGTGCTATTACATAAGTTTCCTTTCTTATGGCAATTTCATAAAATACACCACAGTGTAAAAGAAATGGGATTTGCCGCTCATTTGCGGTACCATTGGATGGAAAATATACTTTACAAACCTTTAAAAACAATTGGGATTATGCTTTTGGGCGGCTTTGAACCACAGCATGCCTATATTGTTCATTTTGCAGCCATCATTATTGGACATTTGAACCATGCCAATTTAAAATTGACATGGGGGCCGCTGAAATATATACTGAACAATCCCGTAATGCACCTATACCACCATTCCTATACTTTGCCAGATGAAAAATATGGCGTGAACTTTGGAATAAGCTTAAGCTTATGGGACTATCTTTTTAAGACCAATTATATTCCTGAACAAAGTGGCACAATTAAATTAGGGTTCTCTGGTGATGAAACTGTGCCAAAAAGTTTCTGGAGGCAGTTAATCTATGGTTTCTCAAAAGTTAAAGAGTAGTTTTGCCCATTCAATAGTTTTCCAAATCACCGAATTCCACAAAATCAAATTGGGGTGAGGCTTCCAAAAATTGTCGCAGTATGGCTGCGTGTCCATTGCCCATAACCACTAAAATTCTATCTTCAGTACTTTCAGTCAGTTGTATGATTTTGGAAAAAATACGTGCATTCCTGTTGTACCACCAAATGGAAAGATTGTCCGCTCCCTGAACATCTCCTGCAGTAAAATTTCCTGTGAGATAAGTGCCATAGTTTGCATTGTGCGATTCCCTACTGTTGATGTGCTTAAAAAAATCCAATATATGTACTTTATTGAGCATCTTCTCTCTGTAATTCAACCATTCTTTAGCCATATCCCAATATGGGTCTTGGGCGTTCCAATCAATTTTATTTGTAATTGACTTTAAAAAAACCGAGTCTTTTTTATACAGGTCTTGACTTAGGGAATGTACATCAATACTATATAATGTATCCATACTAAAATCATTGACAATTCGCATTGCAAGCTGATAGCGTTCATCCCTTTTATCCCTGTGCATTCCAGATTTATATTCCCGAAGCTTTGAAGTAGCATTCCATTTTGGTCTAGCTTCAATGGCCACTTTAGTAGGTTTAAATCGTTTAATGTATTCAACCAGTTCTGCTACTTCACTTTTCTTGGGTTCTTTTAGCACATCGATTTTATCCTCCTCCATCGTTTTAAAGCTATCCAATCCAGGATAGTGAAAATGAAAAGACCCAACCACAAGTACCTGTGCTCTTTCTTTGGGAAAAAATTCAGAAGGTGGTTTTATGCTTATTTTTTCATCATTGTCCTTTACTTGACCAAATGTCATTGAACAACATAAACAAAAAAGTGTGGAAAGGTGAAGTACTCTCATCTTATAGAATTTTATAATTCAAAGAGTAAGACACTATAAATTTGTTACAGTAAAAAAGAACTAATCAATTTTTTTGCTCCATTCATCGTATCCCCCAGAATAGTCATAAATTTTCTTGAAACCTCTTTGCTTTAATAATTCAGCAGCGCGATTGCTTCGCCCACCTTTTTTACAATAAAGGTAAACCGGTTTGGCTTTATCAAGTGTGGAGATTTGTTCTAAAAATGTTTCTTTCTGATTTATGTTGAAATTCAAGGCATCAGCTATATGTCCATTTTCATACTCCGGTTGGGTTCTCACATCTATCAACTGTACATTTTTGCCAATACCATTCTCCTTAAGTGTTTCTTTATCAATTTTTTTGATGATTTCTTCCTGCTGGGATTGACATGAAACAAGTTGTAAAAAACAAAAAACGAATACTATTGTCTTTAGTATACTTTTCAAAACGATAGCTATTTTAGGGTGGTGGGACACACAAAATCTGTAACTGAAATCCCAGCGTCCTTGATTGCCTTAAAACCTCCTGCAACATCAACAAGGTTATGAATGCCTCTGCTTTTAAGGATTGATGCTGCAATAACACTACGATACCCTCCGGCACAATGCACATAAAAGGTTTCTTTTTCAGGAAATTCCGCCAAATGGTCATTGATGAAATCCAATGGAGTTAATTTGGCACCTTCAACATGTTCTGCGTTAAATTCCGTTTCCTTCCGAACATCAAATACGGGAATCCCATTTTCCAAACGTGCCTTAAGCTCATTTGCATCTATGCTTTCTACAGTATCTTCTTCCTTTCCTGCATCCTTCCAAGCTTGTATACCTCCTTTTAAATAGCCAAGGGTGCCATCAAAACCTACTCGTGAAAGGCGTGTAATGGTCTCTTCTTCTTTTCCTTCAGGAACCACCAAAAGAATGGGCTGTTCAACATCTGCAATCAATGCTCCCACCCATGGAGCAAAGCTTCCATCCAATCCAATAAATATAGATCTGGGCACATGTCCTTTTACAAAATCATTTTGATGTCTCACATCTAAAACTATTGCTCCAGTTTCGTTTGCAGCCGTTTCAAAAGCATCCGGTGTTAAGGCTTGTGTGCCTCTTTGTAAAACGTCATCAATATCCTCATATCCTTCCTTATTCATCTTTACATTCAAAGGAAAATATTGTGGTGGTGGCAATAGGCCATCGGTGACCTCTTTTATAAATTCTTCTCTGGTCATGTCTGCACGTAGAGCATAATTCATTTTTTTCTGATTTCCCAACGTATCCACGGTTTCCTTCATCATATTCTTTCCACAAGCTGAGCCAGCTCCATGGGCTGGGTAAACGATAATATCATCGGCCAAGGGCATTATTTTGTTTCGGAGGCTATCAAATAAAATCCCGGCTAATTCTTCCTGGGTCATATGGGCTACTTTCTGGGCCAGATCAGGTCTTCCTACATCTCCCAGAAATAAGGTATCCCCACTAAAAATAGCATGGTCCTTTCCTGATTCATCTTTCAGTAAAAAGGTGGTGCTTTCCATAGTATGTCCAGGAGTGTGAAGCACTTTTATAATCAAATTTCCCAACTTAAATTCTTGCCCATCCTCTGCAATGATGGTATCAAAAGAGGGGTTTGCATTTGGGCCATACACAATTGCTGCTCCTGTTTCTTTGGAAAGTGTCACGTGTCCACTAACAAAATCGGCGTGAAAATGCGTCTCAAAAATATACTTTATGGTAGCTCCATCTTCTTTAGCTCTTTTTATATAGGGTTTCACCTCTCTTAAGGGGTCAATAATGGCAACTTCTCCTTGGCTCTCAATATAATAAGCTCCTTGTGCTAAGCACCCTGTGTATATCTGTTCAATTTTCATATTTTCTAATTTTATTTCAAAGATATTTTGCCCAATCTACTTTTACAGTTACTAAAGTTACAAATGCTTTGTTCTGGATTGTAGTGAAATTTTCTCTTGAATCTCACTTCTTCCCTTTTGGTTGGAGCAGCAATCAACTGCTTCGAAGGTCTGTACAAAAAGGTTTTCTTTTCCAATAACATCAATAAGTCCACTGCTATAAAAAATATCCCGGGTTGGTCCAATTGCTCCGGCAATCAAAAACTGAATGTCCTTTGAATGTAAATCTTTCACAATACGTTCCAACATTGCAGCAGCGCTACTATCAATATAATTGATTGCCTCAGCATTTAGAATGACATACCTCAGGCCCACTCCTTTTAAGTCAATTTGTTTGTACAATTCCTTTTTAAAATAGTCCTTGTTGCCAAAATAAAGTTGGGCATCAAACCTAAAGATCAATGTATTGGTATTTACCTCGACTTCTTCTTTAAAGCGGGCCACATTTTTGAAATAATTTGTTCCTTGTATTCTTCCCAACACGGCTATATGCGGATTGGATATGCGATACACCAATAACAAAAGTGAGAGTAAAACCCCTAAAACTATTCCTTCTATCAAACCAATAAAAAGGGTCATTAAAAAAGTAATCGCCAATAGGAAAAACTCATCTTTTCTATGTTTGAAAAGGTCATTTGGATATTTAACATCTATGAGCCCTATCACGGAAACGATGATTATTGCACCGAGGACCGCAGTTGGTAAATTGTAAAAAAGCGGTGTCAAAAACAAAAGTGTACCTGCAATGATGACAGCACTAAAGATTAGTGTCATCCCTGTTTTGGCACCTACTTGCTCATTAACGGCGGTTCGGGAAAAACTTCCAGATACCGGAAAAGATTGAAAGAGGGACCCCAAAAGATTGGAAAGTCCGAGTGCCCTAAGTTCTTGGTTGGCATCCAGTTCATACTCTGCATGTTTTTCTTCAACGGTTTTCCCTATGGAAATGGATTCCATAAATCCAAAAAGGGCGATGGTTATAGCTATTGGTACTAATGAACCAAGTTCTGAGAGATGGATATTAGGGACTTTTAGCATGGGCAATCCTTTCGGAATTTCACCAACAACTCTCACGCCTTTTGCTTCAAGACCAAGAAATACTGCTGCAACTATACCTAAAATGACCAGTATGAGTGGAGTAGGTATCTTTTTGCTGATTCTGTTCATGAGAAGTATAAAAAGGATTGCTCCCAGGCCCAACAAAAGAACATATATATTGGTTTGATTTATGTTTCCAAAGATGTTTTCGAGTAGGGTATGAATTTTACTTGACTGGGCAAACTCAATTCCCAAAACATGCCTCACTTGCCCCAACCCAATTAATATTGCAGCGGCAGAAGTAAACCCACTAATAACTGGCTTGGATAAGAAATTGACGAAAAAGCCCATTTTCAAAAAGCCCAAAATCAATTGAATCCCTCCAATAATCAAAGTTAAAAATAGGACGACTGAAATATAGTCTTGGATATTGGAAAGCTGCAAAGCGCCAATCCCTGCTGCAACCAATAAGGAATCCATAGCTACGGGACCTACAGCCAATTGTCTTGATGTTCCCGTAAGAGCATAAATAAATTGTGGAACCAAGGCGGCATAAAGCCCATAAATAGGTGGCATTCCCGCAATCATTGCGTATGCCATTCCTTGCGGAATCAGCATAATACCAAGGGTGGCACCAGCAATTAAATCGTTATAAAAGAAGGAACGATTATACTCTTTTATCCAAGATAAGATTGGAAAATACCGTTTGAACATTTAGCACTTCTTTTTGCAAAAATACAGTGTTAACTACTGTTTCTTAGTAACAAAAGAGACAAAAGCTATAAATCTACAATTACAATATGGTTTCTGTGGAGTTCCAGTTTTTTCATTTTTTCCAGCTTTTTCAGTAATCTGGAAACTACAACTCTTGAGGTGTGAAGATCATACGCAATTTCCTGATGCGTACTTCGAATGCGGTTATCATTGGTAACTTCTGATTTCTTTTTAAGGTATTCCACCAGCCGCTCATCCAAATTTTTAAAGGCAATACTATCCACTGTATGCAACAATTCGTTCAGACGATTATGATAGCTTTCAAAAACATAGTTACGCCACCCCTTATATTTTGCCATCCACTCTTCCATTTTTTGGACAGGGACCATAATAATTTTTGTTTCCGTTTCCGCAATGGCCCTGATTTCACTTTTGGTCTGTCCTAGACAACACGCCATGGTCACAGAACAGGTTTCTCCTTCTTCCAGATAATATAATAGCAATTCATCGCCTTCTTCATCTTCACGCAAAACCTTAATTGCCCCATTAAGAAGCAATGGTATTGCTCTTACATAGTTTCCAATATCCATTATGGTTTCACCTGCAGTTATTTCATGCAATTTCCCGGTCTGGGCAATTTCATCAATCAAAGGTTGTTCAAATTGTGCTCCAAAGGTGTTTAGAAGTTCCTCTTTCATAAAGCAAAAATACCCATTAATAAGTAGTTCACCCATGAGGAAAATACAGTTGGAAACAGAGCTTTTAAAAAACCACACTTTGGCGGGGTCCAGACAATCCACCAATGACCAAAATATGCCCGTAAGCTTACCCTTTTTTGACGATGTAAACTTGGCTGGTTGATTATTGGGTTGAAAAAGGCTCACACTTTTTTTGATAAACCTCTTCAGTAACCTTCTAAAAATAGTCCGCTACACTTAACAATAATATAAGTTTAAGTTAACACCGCAAGTTTTTAAAAACAATCACATCTAAACTTCTAAAGTCCCTAACACTATGTGTGTCAATGCCTATTAAGAATTTAAGATTCAAAAAAAAGTGGCCCATGAGTTAACATACCAATTCAATTAATGGGAGAAACAATCGGGACGTAAAGTTTACATAACATTGAAAATAGCACAAGACATAACACAACTGACCCAAAAATTATCCCCTATTTCTTTGGAAGAAATGGACGAGGTGAGATTGATGAAAAGAACAGACACCAAGTTTGTAATTCATGAAAAAGATCTGCCCTCCATTCTGGAAAGCATTCAAAATCAATATAGGATTCTTGAAACGGACAAACATAGGATAATCACCTATTCGTCATTGTATTTTGATACACCCTTAAAAAAATTCTATACGGATCATCACAATAAAAAAATCCGTAGAACAAAAATTAGAATTCGAAAATACGTGGAGTCCAATACTTGTTTTCTTGAAATTAAACAGAAAGATGGCAGAGGAAAAACCACAAAAACAAGGACTTCAATAGATGAGATTACACCAAGTTTATCCACAGATTCTTTGGAATTTATTCAAAATACAACAAAGAGAACTTTTGAGCTTGAACCCATTATTTGGAACAAATTCAATAGGATCACATTGGTCAGTAAAGCAGCCAAGGAACGTTTGACAATCGACTTAAATATATCTTTCAAAATAAATAACTCGTTCAAGACCTACCATAATCTGGTAATTATTGAGGTGAAGCAAGAGCGCTTTAATAGAAATTCATCCATAGTACAACAATTAAAATCCAAACAGGTAAACCCTTATAGTATTAGCAAATATTGCATTGGAATGATAGGTGTTTATGATGGTTTAAAATACAATCGGTTTAAGGGCAAACTAATTAAAATCAACAAAATAACCGCTTAATAGACAAAAGAATATGGAGTTTTTAGATATCCCCCTTTTTGATGATGACTTTTATAAAATGCTATTCAGGTTCGTCATCAACTTTACATTTTTAACCCTTATAATCCGATGTATTTATTATCCTTTTGCCAAGCGAAAAGATTATGTATTCACGTATTACCTAATCAGCGCTATAGTGTTTTTCCTATGTTTTACGCTTAAAAAATATGAGCTGGATATTGGAATGGCTCTTGGGCTTTTTGCCATTTTCGGGATTATTCGTTACAGAACGGATCCCATCCCCATAAAGGAAATGACCTATTTATTTGTGGTTATTGGAGTATCAGTCATAAACTCTTTGGCCAACAAAAAAATGAGCTATTTCGAAATTGTTGGTGCAAATATCCTCATCATTTCAATCCTTTTTTTGATAGAACGCTATTGGGCCTTAAAACAGGAAGAATCCAAATCCATTATCTATGAAAATATTGAAAATATAAAGCCTGAGAATTATGAGACACTAAAAAGTGATTTAGAAAATAGAACAGGTCTAAACATAAACAAAGTGACCATTGGTGAGGTAGATTTTTTAAAAGATACGGCAAATGTGACCATTTTCTATTTCAATGGGAAGCAATAAAAAGTAGTTTATGAAGAGTATAAAGCCGTATAAGAAGAGTTTTTTCTTTAGAACATTACTGATAAGTATACTATGTATACATACCATTCACTCACAAACCGAGGACACCAATGATTTGGAAAGCTGGAATTCAATCACCGTAAGGTACAAGCCCAATAAGAAATGGAGTTTTGAACTTCAAGAGCAATTACGATTGGATGAAAACATTTCAGAAATAAGTGAATATTTTACCCAGTTGGGTATTGAGCGTTCCATCACCAAAAACTTTGATTTTGGTGTTGGCCTCCGGTTTATAAGGGAAAATGATAATGAAGGAAGCATCCAAGGGTATGAGAATCATTTTAGGTTCCATTTGGATGCAATGTACAAACACAAGCTAAAGCGTTTCACACTTAAATATCGTTTACGATATCAAAATAAAAATGACCTATCAATTTCAACTTCTGAAGGTGATTATGCAAAACAAAACATACGCTTTAAAGCTGGTATGGAATACAATTTTAAAAACTGGAAGTTGGATCCCAAATTTTCGGCAGAACTGTTCAACCGTTTTCAAAAAGAAGACGACGATAACGGATTCAGTAAAATAAGATTGACGTTGGGCACAGATTATAAATTTAAAAAACTTGGAAAGCTTGGTCTGTTTTATCGTATTGAAAAAGACTTGAATGAAACAATTCCAGAGACTACCAACATTATTGGTTTAAAATACATCTACACAATTAAAAGCAAATAACTATGAAAAAAGCAATTTTTAAAATAGCAGCTCCTTTGAGCATTATACTTTTTGCAGCCTTTCTATTCATTGGCTGCTCGACCAAAGAAATAGTTTTGGACGATGAGGAAGCTGAAGAACAAGCAGAAGAGAATACTGATGTTGTAATCGATGATACCGATTTTGTGGCAACAGATTGGACCATAGATACACATAGCAAGGACGCCGACCCCAATTTTGATGCAGTATTTCCTGATGATGAAGTGAAAAGATTGGACATTGTTATTTCAGAAGATAACTGGGATGTCATGATTGATGATATGACCGATTTGTATGGAAATTTTGGAAGTGGGAGAGCTGGTAATGATTTTTCTGATGAAAATCCGGTTTTTGTTCCTGGCTCTGTTTTTTATAATGATATTGAATGGTATAAGGTTGGTGTGCGTTTTAAAGGCAACTCCAGTTTAGCAAGTAGTTGGGGTTCAGGCATTTTAAAACTATCATTTAAATTGGATTTTGATGAGTTTGAAGATGATTATCCCCAGATAGATGACCAACGTTTTTACGGATTTAAAAAGCTGAGCCTTAAAAATAATTTCAATGATGAATCCATGCTACGGGAAAAGGTAGCCGCCGATATATTTAAAAGCGCAGGATTAGCTGTTTCGCATACTGCATTTTATCAGGTTTATGTGGACAATGGTAATGGCCCTACCTATTTTGGATTATATACTTTGGTCGAAGAGGTGGATGATACCGTTATTGATACCCAATTTACAAGCAATGATGGTAATGTATACAAACCGGATGGCGATGCGGCCACATTTGCGTCAGGAACTTATGACGAAGATGAGTATGAAAAGAAAACAAATGAGGATGAAGCTGATTTTTCGGATGTTGAAAGCTTATTGACCATCATTAACTCGTCTACCAGAACAAGTGATGCAGCTACTTGGCGATCAAATTTGGATGCCATTTTCGACACTGATAAATATCTAAAATATTTGGCCGTAAATACCATTATTCAGAATTGGGATACTTATGGTAGAATGACACACAACTATTATCTATATAACGATCCTGAAACGGGAAAATTAACATGGATTCCATGGGATAACAATGAAGCATTCCAAACTGGTAATCAGGGAGGTGCCCTACCCTTAGATTTTTCTGGGCTTAATGCAGCTAGCTGGCCATTGATTGGTTATATATATAATGACCCAGTTTATAAAGCTACGTACGATGCCTATGTACAGGAGGTTATAGAGGGGGCATTTGAGACAAGTACGGTACAAGCATTGTATAACACGTATGCAACATTGGTTGAATCCTATGCCACTTCCGAAATATCCGGATACACCTTTTTAGAGTCAAGTTCAGATTTTCAATCTGCGGTTTCAATACTTGAGTCGCATGCTGCAAGTCGGGCTTCGGCGGTAAGCAGTTATTTATCAGCACAGTAATTCTTATACGTCAACTTGAGTGTTCAGTGGAATACTCAAGTTGATTTACCCAAAAGGTGCTTCGAGAATTAATTGATTTTCCTTTTTTTGAACCAAAGGTCTTCAAGGCTCAAATTTAGTGTAAGTAGGTGGTAATCCTCTTTAATGAGTATATTCTGAATTTGCCCTTTTGAGCCATATCCATACGAAAAATTGAGCATGGAATTAGTTCCTTGACCTATTGGAAGGCCAATCCCCGCCGTAATAGTATAACCATCTATTTTGGAATCATTAATTGCCAAATACCCATTGTCATAATTAAACCCAGCTCTATATCGTATCCTATTCTTGTATTTAAAGCTCGTTGGGTCTTTCATATATTCCAGACCAAAAGCGTAAATATCCTGGTCCACATAGTTTCCAATATTCTCCGCCTGTCCCGTATTGTTCCAAAAATTTCTCTTGTAATCTGTAGTTACGATTAACGTTTTAAACAGTTTAGCGCTTATTCCAAAACCAAGTTCCATTGGCATATTAAAAT contains:
- a CDS encoding sterol desaturase family protein; translation: MELYWESLQNGFIGSLQWTWNSILFKVPWYTNYFWGLIVISLLIWGLEILFPWRKQQSIFRKDFWLDAFYMFFNFFIFAIIISGIYKFLGVLFGDLGITLKSLVIFNLSMWPQWLQLLVFFIVLDFVQWFTHVLLHKFPFLWQFHKIHHSVKEMGFAAHLRYHWMENILYKPLKTIGIMLLGGFEPQHAYIVHFAAIIIGHLNHANLKLTWGPLKYILNNPVMHLYHHSYTLPDEKYGVNFGISLSLWDYLFKTNYIPEQSGTIKLGFSGDETVPKSFWRQLIYGFSKVKE
- a CDS encoding DUF5694 domain-containing protein, with translation MRVLHLSTLFCLCCSMTFGQVKDNDEKISIKPPSEFFPKERAQVLVVGSFHFHYPGLDSFKTMEEDKIDVLKEPKKSEVAELVEYIKRFKPTKVAIEARPKWNATSKLREYKSGMHRDKRDERYQLAMRIVNDFSMDTLYSIDVHSLSQDLYKKDSVFLKSITNKIDWNAQDPYWDMAKEWLNYREKMLNKVHILDFFKHINSRESHNANYGTYLTGNFTAGDVQGADNLSIWWYNRNARIFSKIIQLTESTEDRILVVMGNGHAAILRQFLEASPQFDFVEFGDLENY
- a CDS encoding rhodanese-like domain-containing protein, with product MKSILKTIVFVFCFLQLVSCQSQQEEIIKKIDKETLKENGIGKNVQLIDVRTQPEYENGHIADALNFNINQKETFLEQISTLDKAKPVYLYCKKGGRSNRAAELLKQRGFKKIYDYSGGYDEWSKKID
- a CDS encoding MBL fold metallo-hydrolase; the protein is MKIEQIYTGCLAQGAYYIESQGEVAIIDPLREVKPYIKRAKEDGATIKYIFETHFHADFVSGHVTLSKETGAAIVYGPNANPSFDTIIAEDGQEFKLGNLIIKVLHTPGHTMESTTFLLKDESGKDHAIFSGDTLFLGDVGRPDLAQKVAHMTQEELAGILFDSLRNKIMPLADDIIVYPAHGAGSACGKNMMKETVDTLGNQKKMNYALRADMTREEFIKEVTDGLLPPPQYFPLNVKMNKEGYEDIDDVLQRGTQALTPDAFETAANETGAIVLDVRHQNDFVKGHVPRSIFIGLDGSFAPWVGALIADVEQPILLVVPEGKEEETITRLSRVGFDGTLGYLKGGIQAWKDAGKEEDTVESIDANELKARLENGIPVFDVRKETEFNAEHVEGAKLTPLDFINDHLAEFPEKETFYVHCAGGYRSVIAASILKSRGIHNLVDVAGGFKAIKDAGISVTDFVCPTTLK
- a CDS encoding SulP family inorganic anion transporter, with product MFKRYFPILSWIKEYNRSFFYNDLIAGATLGIMLIPQGMAYAMIAGMPPIYGLYAALVPQFIYALTGTSRQLAVGPVAMDSLLVAAGIGALQLSNIQDYISVVLFLTLIIGGIQLILGFLKMGFFVNFLSKPVISGFTSAAAILIGLGQVRHVLGIEFAQSSKIHTLLENIFGNINQTNIYVLLLGLGAILFILLMNRISKKIPTPLILVILGIVAAVFLGLEAKGVRVVGEIPKGLPMLKVPNIHLSELGSLVPIAITIALFGFMESISIGKTVEEKHAEYELDANQELRALGLSNLLGSLFQSFPVSGSFSRTAVNEQVGAKTGMTLIFSAVIIAGTLLFLTPLFYNLPTAVLGAIIIVSVIGLIDVKYPNDLFKHRKDEFFLLAITFLMTLFIGLIEGIVLGVLLSLLLLVYRISNPHIAVLGRIQGTNYFKNVARFKEEVEVNTNTLIFRFDAQLYFGNKDYFKKELYKQIDLKGVGLRYVILNAEAINYIDSSAAAMLERIVKDLHSKDIQFLIAGAIGPTRDIFYSSGLIDVIGKENLFVQTFEAVDCCSNQKGRSEIQEKISLQSRTKHL
- a CDS encoding Crp/Fnr family transcriptional regulator, with the translated sequence MKEELLNTFGAQFEQPLIDEIAQTGKLHEITAGETIMDIGNYVRAIPLLLNGAIKVLREDEEGDELLLYYLEEGETCSVTMACCLGQTKSEIRAIAETETKIIMVPVQKMEEWMAKYKGWRNYVFESYHNRLNELLHTVDSIAFKNLDERLVEYLKKKSEVTNDNRIRSTHQEIAYDLHTSRVVVSRLLKKLEKMKKLELHRNHIVIVDL
- a CDS encoding polyphosphate polymerase domain-containing protein; amino-acid sequence: MKIAQDITQLTQKLSPISLEEMDEVRLMKRTDTKFVIHEKDLPSILESIQNQYRILETDKHRIITYSSLYFDTPLKKFYTDHHNKKIRRTKIRIRKYVESNTCFLEIKQKDGRGKTTKTRTSIDEITPSLSTDSLEFIQNTTKRTFELEPIIWNKFNRITLVSKAAKERLTIDLNISFKINNSFKTYHNLVIIEVKQERFNRNSSIVQQLKSKQVNPYSISKYCIGMIGVYDGLKYNRFKGKLIKINKITA
- a CDS encoding DUF4956 domain-containing protein, translated to MEFLDIPLFDDDFYKMLFRFVINFTFLTLIIRCIYYPFAKRKDYVFTYYLISAIVFFLCFTLKKYELDIGMALGLFAIFGIIRYRTDPIPIKEMTYLFVVIGVSVINSLANKKMSYFEIVGANILIISILFLIERYWALKQEESKSIIYENIENIKPENYETLKSDLENRTGLNINKVTIGEVDFLKDTANVTIFYFNGKQ
- a CDS encoding DUF2490 domain-containing protein, which produces MKSIKPYKKSFFFRTLLISILCIHTIHSQTEDTNDLESWNSITVRYKPNKKWSFELQEQLRLDENISEISEYFTQLGIERSITKNFDFGVGLRFIRENDNEGSIQGYENHFRFHLDAMYKHKLKRFTLKYRLRYQNKNDLSISTSEGDYAKQNIRFKAGMEYNFKNWKLDPKFSAELFNRFQKEDDDNGFSKIRLTLGTDYKFKKLGKLGLFYRIEKDLNETIPETTNIIGLKYIYTIKSK
- a CDS encoding CotH kinase family protein, with the translated sequence MKKAIFKIAAPLSIILFAAFLFIGCSTKEIVLDDEEAEEQAEENTDVVIDDTDFVATDWTIDTHSKDADPNFDAVFPDDEVKRLDIVISEDNWDVMIDDMTDLYGNFGSGRAGNDFSDENPVFVPGSVFYNDIEWYKVGVRFKGNSSLASSWGSGILKLSFKLDFDEFEDDYPQIDDQRFYGFKKLSLKNNFNDESMLREKVAADIFKSAGLAVSHTAFYQVYVDNGNGPTYFGLYTLVEEVDDTVIDTQFTSNDGNVYKPDGDAATFASGTYDEDEYEKKTNEDEADFSDVESLLTIINSSTRTSDAATWRSNLDAIFDTDKYLKYLAVNTIIQNWDTYGRMTHNYYLYNDPETGKLTWIPWDNNEAFQTGNQGGALPLDFSGLNAASWPLIGYIYNDPVYKATYDAYVQEVIEGAFETSTVQALYNTYATLVESYATSEISGYTFLESSSDFQSAVSILESHAASRASAVSSYLSAQ